From Thalassoglobus sp. JC818, the proteins below share one genomic window:
- a CDS encoding fatty acid desaturase gives MSNQAIAKFIDNNPIVFNTIPRFLHAVLGTLAIFGLAVGWPSDHWLMMTFWTLIASYSFFCWTSCFHEAAHQTLCGSKWFSILVGRFIGTMIFVPYHVYRESHIRHHAYLNKPSDWELWPYSDPNSSLWFRRIFCWLEIPFGIFTSPYVYARLFFRSDSPLTNPEVRRKIRNEYLIIAVTWTAILTTVALTSTWRMFLFAWVIPHAIAGVFQTFRKFTEHLGMQSYDPLLGTRTVIGSNFITQVSSYFNFDIFVHGPHHRHPRYRHEALCERMDQYQQEHPELSYPVFQSYWAAIADLVPSMVFNPGVGMNAGAPAPAVEKSHDVNDFVQDVAAEVLGQEDAVVPVGMRHDATSQDEPSQSHVAAH, from the coding sequence ATGTCGAATCAGGCGATAGCAAAATTCATCGATAACAATCCGATTGTTTTCAACACCATTCCCCGATTTCTGCATGCAGTTCTGGGAACGCTGGCAATCTTTGGTCTGGCTGTTGGCTGGCCATCGGACCATTGGCTGATGATGACGTTCTGGACGTTGATCGCCTCTTACTCGTTCTTCTGCTGGACGAGTTGCTTCCACGAAGCAGCTCATCAAACGCTCTGCGGATCGAAGTGGTTTAGTATCCTTGTTGGTCGGTTCATCGGAACGATGATTTTCGTTCCCTATCATGTCTATCGTGAGAGCCACATCCGTCACCATGCTTATCTGAATAAGCCAAGCGACTGGGAACTGTGGCCGTATTCTGATCCGAACTCGTCGCTGTGGTTTCGAAGAATTTTCTGCTGGCTGGAAATTCCATTTGGGATTTTCACATCCCCCTATGTTTACGCCCGGCTCTTCTTTCGGTCCGATTCGCCACTCACGAATCCGGAAGTCCGTCGAAAGATCCGAAATGAATATCTGATCATCGCTGTCACATGGACGGCGATTCTGACGACGGTTGCTTTGACTTCGACCTGGAGAATGTTTCTGTTCGCTTGGGTGATTCCGCACGCCATTGCCGGAGTCTTTCAGACCTTCCGCAAGTTTACTGAGCATCTCGGAATGCAGAGCTACGATCCGCTACTGGGAACACGGACAGTGATCGGATCGAATTTCATCACTCAAGTCAGCTCGTATTTCAACTTTGATATTTTCGTGCATGGGCCACATCATCGTCACCCTCGATATCGCCACGAAGCTCTCTGTGAGCGGATGGACCAGTACCAGCAGGAACACCCTGAACTGTCGTACCCCGTGTTTCAAAGCTATTGGGCTGCGATCGCTGATCTCGTGCCTTCGATGGTTTTCAATCCCGGTGTTGGAATGAATGCCGGCGCTCCAGCTCCTGCGGTTGAGAAGTCACATGATGTGAACGACTTTGTTCAAGACGTCGCCGCTGAAGTTCTTGGACAAGAAGATGCTGTGGTTCCTGTGGGTATGCGGCATGATGCGACTTCGCAGGACGAGCCTTCCCAGTCTCACGTCGCTGCCCATTGA
- a CDS encoding FAD-dependent protein, with product MNRLNESGPFVRIGYFVFQAIAVRKTVLRDRRQHSTLLSINAAFMKLRLTNLRLPVEDPEEKLGTAIARVLKVKQEDVSGWRILRKSLDARSRKNLVFVYSVAIDLPDDDQLRKKLLDKSPAEVFEESRFDDPNCGAQPLKHRPVVVGTGPAGLLAGYYLALKGYRPILIERGVAVKERVPQIRAFDRKHADHDPENNYLFGEGGAGAFSDGKLTCRMSGPDVDWVLESFVDCGGKESIRYEHRPHLGSNKLPMICRNYRRKIEALGGEYRFQCRLEGFKLIDGQLESIQTSSGSIQCDQLILAIGHSARDTYEMLHEAGLPIQPKAFQLGFRIEQPQENVNHWKYGHERYLDLLGAADYSIVAKGGRDLYSFCMCAGGYVIPSVSEPGYFCTNGMSLSRHDSKFANSGLMVTIEPNEFGSTHPLAGMELQRKYEEIAFRLGGGTYQCPIQMADDFLKGRHTSGATDLPSSYERGTISCDLRQVLPPSILKGIEDGLPIMNEKMKGAFLKDATLVGPEMRGSAPVRFERDRITRQVPGGGGLYPVGEGAGYAGGIISAAVDGLRSAREIVRNFAPTSES from the coding sequence ATGAACCGGCTGAATGAGAGTGGACCGTTCGTCAGGATCGGTTATTTTGTCTTTCAAGCGATCGCAGTTCGCAAAACCGTTCTTCGCGACCGACGACAACACTCCACTTTGCTATCAATCAATGCTGCGTTTATGAAACTCCGACTGACGAATTTGAGACTCCCCGTTGAAGATCCGGAGGAAAAGCTTGGAACTGCGATCGCACGCGTCCTGAAGGTCAAACAAGAGGATGTCTCCGGCTGGCGGATTCTTCGAAAGAGTCTCGACGCCCGTTCTCGCAAAAATCTCGTTTTTGTCTATTCGGTCGCAATCGATCTGCCTGATGATGACCAACTGCGCAAGAAACTCCTAGACAAATCTCCTGCGGAAGTTTTCGAGGAGAGCCGATTCGATGATCCCAACTGCGGAGCGCAACCGCTGAAACACCGTCCCGTCGTCGTGGGGACTGGTCCTGCGGGGCTGCTGGCTGGGTACTATCTTGCGTTGAAGGGTTATCGACCGATTCTGATCGAGCGAGGTGTCGCGGTCAAAGAGCGCGTTCCGCAAATCCGTGCGTTCGATCGCAAGCACGCGGATCACGACCCTGAAAATAACTACCTGTTTGGAGAAGGCGGAGCGGGAGCTTTTTCCGATGGGAAACTCACCTGCCGCATGTCCGGTCCGGATGTCGATTGGGTTCTCGAATCGTTCGTCGACTGCGGCGGGAAAGAGTCCATTCGCTACGAACATCGACCGCACCTCGGCAGCAATAAGTTGCCCATGATCTGTCGCAACTATCGCCGAAAAATTGAAGCGTTGGGAGGCGAGTACCGCTTTCAGTGCCGACTTGAAGGTTTCAAACTCATCGATGGCCAACTCGAATCGATTCAGACATCGAGTGGATCAATCCAATGCGATCAACTGATCCTAGCCATCGGACACAGTGCACGTGACACCTACGAAATGCTGCACGAAGCTGGGCTGCCGATTCAGCCTAAGGCATTTCAATTGGGCTTCCGAATCGAACAACCACAAGAGAACGTCAATCACTGGAAGTACGGGCACGAGCGCTATCTCGACTTGCTCGGCGCAGCTGATTACTCGATCGTCGCCAAGGGGGGACGAGACTTGTACTCATTCTGTATGTGTGCTGGGGGCTACGTCATCCCAAGTGTTTCCGAACCGGGCTACTTTTGTACGAACGGTATGAGTCTGTCTCGCCATGACTCCAAATTCGCGAACAGCGGGTTGATGGTCACCATCGAACCCAACGAGTTTGGAAGCACTCATCCTCTCGCTGGGATGGAATTGCAGCGTAAGTATGAGGAAATTGCATTTCGCCTCGGTGGTGGAACGTACCAGTGCCCAATTCAAATGGCGGATGATTTTCTCAAGGGGCGTCACACATCCGGAGCGACGGATCTCCCTTCATCTTATGAGCGGGGAACCATCAGCTGCGACCTGCGGCAAGTCCTTCCACCTTCCATCCTGAAAGGAATCGAAGACGGACTGCCGATCATGAACGAGAAGATGAAGGGAGCGTTTCTGAAGGACGCGACGCTTGTCGGTCCGGAAATGCGCGGAAGTGCGCCGGTTCGATTCGAGAGAGATCGCATCACGCGACAGGTTCCCGGAGGCGGCGGGCTTTATCCCGTCGGAGAAGGTGCGGGTTACGCAGGCGGGATCATCAGTGCGGCAGTCGATGGGCTGCGAAGTGCGAGAGAAATCGTGAGAAACTTTGCTCCAACATCTGAAAGCTAA
- the msrB gene encoding peptide-methionine (R)-S-oxide reductase MsrB, whose protein sequence is MRQTVTVFLCLIVLLVAWVSLQQLSRPVRASATFEAEESNIRTAIFAGGCFWCMEPPFEKLYGVISAESGYTGGFTENPTYEEVSYTETGHVEAVRVTYDSSRIRYEDLLEVFWRNVDPTDENGQFVDQGSSYVTGIFVADEKQRAAAEESKKALEESGRFDRPIVTPIRDASEFYLAEEYHQDYYIKNPLKYKYYRGLSGRDQFINTFWGADREYQPERLATDPGSGRALSSKTYSRPSLDEIREKLTPLQFDVTQQEGTERPFQNEYWDNKQAGIYVDIVSGEPLFSSLDKFKSGTGWPSFTRPLVEQNVVEKTDYKLFLPRTEVRSRYADSHLGHVFNDGPAPTGLRYCLNSASLRFISVEELDDEGYAEFLPLFEEEKSAEE, encoded by the coding sequence ATGCGACAAACGGTTACAGTTTTTCTTTGTCTGATCGTGTTACTTGTTGCCTGGGTTTCCTTGCAGCAATTAAGTCGCCCCGTCCGGGCCAGTGCGACCTTCGAGGCTGAGGAGTCGAATATCCGCACCGCGATTTTCGCAGGAGGCTGTTTCTGGTGCATGGAGCCACCCTTCGAAAAACTCTATGGAGTGATTTCTGCGGAATCCGGATATACAGGCGGGTTCACTGAGAATCCAACTTACGAAGAAGTCTCATACACAGAGACCGGTCACGTTGAAGCTGTCCGCGTGACTTACGATTCCAGTCGAATTCGGTATGAAGATTTGCTCGAGGTCTTCTGGAGGAACGTCGACCCGACCGATGAGAATGGTCAGTTTGTCGATCAGGGCTCTTCTTACGTGACCGGAATTTTTGTCGCCGACGAAAAACAACGAGCTGCAGCGGAAGAATCGAAGAAAGCTCTCGAAGAGTCCGGGCGGTTCGATCGTCCAATCGTGACCCCCATTCGAGATGCATCTGAGTTCTATCTCGCCGAAGAATATCACCAGGACTACTACATCAAGAATCCGCTCAAGTACAAATACTACCGGGGACTCTCAGGTCGCGATCAGTTTATCAATACGTTTTGGGGTGCGGATCGGGAGTACCAACCGGAACGGCTCGCGACCGATCCAGGGAGCGGTCGTGCATTGAGTAGCAAGACTTACTCTCGACCATCTCTGGACGAAATTCGCGAGAAGCTGACTCCTTTGCAGTTTGATGTCACACAACAGGAAGGGACGGAGCGTCCGTTTCAGAACGAGTACTGGGACAACAAACAGGCAGGGATCTACGTCGACATTGTTTCCGGAGAGCCGCTGTTCAGTTCGCTCGACAAGTTCAAATCGGGAACCGGTTGGCCATCGTTTACTCGTCCGCTTGTCGAACAGAACGTTGTTGAGAAAACGGACTACAAGTTATTTCTTCCACGCACGGAAGTCCGGTCTCGATATGCTGACTCTCACCTCGGACATGTCTTCAATGACGGTCCTGCTCCGACTGGGCTGCGATATTGCCTGAACTCCGCGTCGCTGCGATTTATCTCCGTCGAAGAACTTGACGATGAAGGGTATGCGGAATTCCTTCCACTCTTCGAAGAAGAAAAGTCGGCAGAAGAATGA
- a CDS encoding DUF1553 domain-containing protein — protein sequence MTKSQLSRVRRAFLFVTAILMLESPQFASAGDLDFADDVQPILAMRCVECHNDQISEGGLNLASNHFQEAGSDSGEVIVPRSADESYLLDRIVSGEMPPPARGQSQKLPDAEIAVIREWIQQGANWPEDVVIDPFATTNKVRAGRDWWALQPISKPDIPEVEGHDGHVNPIDAFVLDRLTENSLTPTPRASKRVLLRRLYYDVIGLPPTEKQLRQFENDGSPDAWEKQVDSLLASPHYGERWGRYWLDLARFAETSGYERDQVKPFAWKYRDWVVDALNKDMAYSQFIRHQLAGDEIESPTEDSAIATGFLRLGTWNDEPNDPLDYQYDRLEDLVHTTSSAFLGLTVKCARCHNHKFDPILQEDYYRMASVFWAGPIAARDRNLLGGPSTEELGFQDVLGWTDLTDSPAPIFLLKNGEREAPQDEVVPATLSSIPALERKLHTPESETKTSQRRLQLAEWIADPENPLTPRVLVNRIWQHHFGKAIVRTPNNFGFLSDPPTHPKLLDWLASTFIENGGHQKPIHKLILMSDTWCQGSIHPEQERYSDIDAGNRFWWRAERQRLDAEAMRDSMLAVTGELDLKMGGESFRETVSQEALEGLSQKDAAWTPSPANEQNRRSLYMFVKRGLLPPTMTAFDMCDATQSCAQRDVTTVPTQALALMNNPFVHDRSMHLAQTLTSETQAITEQIKRTWKAILGRPPTAEELELGRQHLMMQQARFKEELQRIHDPEIDKLAPELHVEPPVLHLRADAAELDSKSQHVLKLPDLSGHGHDAIPASEAPIRQQIEARSGRPVLEFDGRQQYLKINEVPIDDSTFSIVCVVQDQGESGLREIISNWRLSENVGTSVFFGLADESRVRFSDHFLPAGTLKNQDELFILTAVSGEHHVEVFQNGRSLGRRNSPLASRKFDTPWVIGQQGNLNHEFWTGAIAEVQVFSHSLTDSGRMSVEAELAEQYSIPLQPKTSEPKYATPDVLALASLCHVLLNSNEFIMVD from the coding sequence ATGACGAAATCGCAACTCTCAAGAGTTCGAAGGGCTTTCTTATTCGTTACCGCGATATTGATGCTCGAGAGCCCGCAGTTCGCCTCAGCCGGAGACCTTGATTTTGCTGACGACGTACAGCCAATTCTCGCGATGCGATGCGTCGAGTGTCACAACGATCAGATCTCAGAGGGCGGACTCAATCTCGCGTCGAATCACTTTCAAGAAGCCGGAAGCGATTCCGGAGAAGTCATCGTTCCCCGCAGTGCTGATGAAAGCTACCTGCTCGATCGCATCGTTTCCGGGGAAATGCCTCCTCCTGCACGAGGTCAAAGCCAGAAACTCCCGGACGCCGAAATTGCAGTCATCAGAGAATGGATTCAACAAGGTGCGAACTGGCCTGAAGATGTCGTCATCGATCCATTCGCCACAACGAACAAAGTTCGGGCAGGTCGAGACTGGTGGGCTCTGCAACCCATCTCCAAACCCGACATTCCAGAAGTTGAAGGCCACGACGGTCACGTCAATCCGATTGACGCGTTCGTCCTCGATCGACTCACTGAAAATAGTTTGACCCCAACTCCGAGAGCATCGAAAAGAGTCCTACTTCGCCGCCTCTACTACGACGTGATCGGGCTACCTCCGACGGAAAAACAGCTGCGGCAATTCGAGAACGATGGAAGCCCGGATGCCTGGGAAAAACAAGTCGACTCGCTCCTCGCCAGCCCACATTACGGGGAACGCTGGGGACGCTACTGGCTTGATCTCGCACGTTTCGCAGAAACAAGCGGATACGAACGTGACCAAGTTAAACCGTTCGCCTGGAAATACCGGGACTGGGTTGTGGATGCCTTGAACAAAGACATGGCCTACTCCCAGTTCATCCGTCACCAATTGGCCGGAGACGAAATCGAATCTCCCACTGAAGACTCAGCCATCGCCACCGGATTTCTTCGACTCGGAACCTGGAACGATGAGCCGAACGATCCACTCGATTATCAGTACGATCGCCTCGAAGATCTGGTCCACACAACGTCTTCCGCTTTCCTCGGCCTGACTGTGAAGTGTGCTCGCTGCCACAATCACAAGTTCGACCCAATTCTTCAGGAGGACTACTACCGCATGGCGTCAGTCTTTTGGGCTGGCCCAATCGCCGCCAGAGATCGGAACCTACTCGGCGGTCCATCAACTGAGGAACTTGGTTTCCAAGATGTGCTGGGTTGGACCGATTTGACAGATTCCCCGGCACCGATCTTCCTCCTGAAAAACGGAGAAAGAGAAGCACCGCAAGACGAAGTTGTCCCTGCCACACTTTCTTCAATCCCCGCTTTGGAGCGAAAACTTCATACGCCCGAATCAGAGACGAAAACCTCTCAGAGAAGGCTTCAACTCGCCGAATGGATCGCCGATCCGGAAAACCCGCTGACGCCGCGCGTGCTGGTCAATCGCATCTGGCAGCATCACTTCGGAAAAGCAATTGTACGGACTCCGAACAATTTCGGTTTTCTCTCAGACCCACCAACGCATCCCAAACTTCTCGACTGGCTCGCTTCGACGTTCATAGAAAACGGAGGACACCAGAAGCCGATTCACAAACTCATCCTGATGTCTGACACGTGGTGTCAGGGATCGATTCATCCCGAACAAGAACGCTACTCCGATATCGACGCTGGGAATCGATTCTGGTGGCGAGCCGAACGCCAACGACTCGATGCCGAAGCGATGAGAGACTCGATGCTGGCAGTCACTGGAGAACTCGATTTGAAAATGGGAGGAGAAAGCTTTCGTGAAACTGTCAGTCAGGAAGCACTCGAAGGACTCTCGCAAAAAGACGCTGCCTGGACTCCTTCGCCAGCCAACGAGCAAAATCGCAGAAGCCTTTACATGTTCGTAAAGCGAGGACTTCTCCCGCCGACAATGACGGCATTCGACATGTGCGACGCCACACAATCCTGTGCTCAACGAGATGTGACAACAGTCCCAACTCAGGCTCTCGCGCTGATGAACAATCCATTCGTTCACGACAGAAGCATGCATCTCGCTCAGACGCTGACCAGCGAGACTCAAGCGATCACCGAACAGATTAAGCGTACTTGGAAAGCGATTCTCGGAAGGCCGCCGACTGCGGAAGAACTTGAATTGGGACGGCAGCATCTGATGATGCAACAGGCACGCTTCAAAGAGGAGCTGCAACGAATTCACGATCCAGAGATAGACAAGCTGGCCCCCGAATTGCATGTTGAACCGCCAGTTCTTCACCTCCGCGCCGACGCTGCTGAACTCGATTCAAAATCTCAACACGTCCTAAAACTGCCCGACCTGAGTGGACATGGGCACGACGCCATCCCAGCTTCTGAAGCTCCGATTCGCCAACAAATCGAAGCCCGCTCAGGCAGACCAGTCCTCGAATTTGATGGTCGCCAGCAGTATCTCAAGATCAACGAAGTTCCAATTGACGATTCGACGTTTTCAATCGTTTGCGTCGTTCAAGATCAGGGCGAATCGGGCTTGCGGGAAATTATCTCGAACTGGCGTTTGTCCGAGAACGTCGGGACTTCGGTGTTCTTCGGCCTCGCAGACGAGAGTCGCGTCCGCTTCTCGGATCACTTCCTTCCCGCCGGAACACTCAAAAACCAGGACGAACTCTTCATCCTCACCGCAGTCAGCGGTGAACATCATGTCGAAGTATTTCAAAATGGCCGGTCGCTGGGACGTCGCAATTCACCACTTGCGTCGCGAAAGTTCGACACCCCCTGGGTCATCGGTCAGCAGGGGAATCTCAACCACGAATTTTGGACCGGTGCCATCGCAGAAGTGCAGGTCTTCAGCCATTCGCTCACCGACTCCGGTCGAATGAGTGTCGAAGCCGAACTCGCCGAACAGTATTCGATTCCACTGCAGCCCAAAACTTCAGAGCCAAAGTACGCGACTCCCGATGTTCTGGCACTCGCCTCATTGTGCCATGTCCTATTGAATTCCAACGAGTTCATCATGGTCGATTAA
- the trxA gene encoding thioredoxin has product MATLHVNDQDFDTTVLNADAPVLVDFWAPWCGPCRVMGPVVDEVAEEVSGRAKVVKVNVDEAQSSAAKYGIQSIPSFVVLKGGEVQEKFVGVVTKEKLLETLKPHLN; this is encoded by the coding sequence ATGGCTACGTTGCATGTTAATGATCAAGACTTCGACACCACAGTTCTGAATGCAGACGCCCCAGTCCTGGTTGACTTCTGGGCTCCGTGGTGTGGTCCATGTCGTGTCATGGGACCAGTTGTGGACGAAGTCGCAGAAGAAGTTTCAGGTCGAGCGAAAGTCGTCAAAGTGAACGTCGACGAAGCTCAGTCTTCAGCTGCGAAATATGGAATTCAGTCGATTCCATCCTTCGTCGTGCTCAAGGGGGGAGAAGTTCAAGAGAAGTTCGTTGGTGTCGTCACCAAGGAAAAGCTTCTTGAAACTTTGAAGCCTCACCTGAACTAA
- a CDS encoding mercuric reductase: MTATTLQPFDEHNQKLAANVHPDDWSNPTPSGRYNLVVIGAGTAGLVTAAGAAGLGAKVALIERDLMGGDCLNVGCVPSKALLSAARTAASVRDAGKFGVNVSGEVQVEFQAVMERMRRLRASISPHDSAARFRDLGVDVFLGQGNFTSEDSIEVNGQSLQFKHAVIATGARAAMPDIPGVSEVDVLTNETVFSLTELPRRMVVIGGGPIGCEMAQAFARFGTQVTLIEKSPHILPREETDAAMVVQSSMERDQVEFLFNAKVIRFEKRGDETVTIVEQDGTTHEVVSDQVLLGIGRTPNVDGMGLEAAGVEFDARSGVRVDDRLRTTNPKIFAAGDVASRFRFTHAADFMARLVIQNSLFLGRKKVSSLVIPWATYTSPEIAHVGSTPKQASEQGIQLDSFTQQLTGVDRAILEGQTEGFARVHLKRGSDQIVGATIVAEHAGEMISEVALAMTNGLGLKKIGATIHPYPTQTDAIRKLADQYNRTRLTPFVASLMKKWLQWTR, encoded by the coding sequence ATGACAGCGACGACCTTACAGCCGTTTGATGAGCACAATCAGAAACTGGCCGCCAACGTCCATCCGGACGACTGGAGCAATCCGACACCGTCTGGGCGGTATAACCTCGTCGTCATCGGAGCGGGAACGGCTGGGCTCGTCACCGCTGCTGGAGCGGCAGGGCTGGGAGCAAAGGTGGCGTTGATTGAACGTGATCTCATGGGGGGAGACTGTCTCAATGTCGGCTGTGTGCCGTCGAAAGCACTATTGAGCGCTGCTCGAACTGCTGCCTCTGTGCGCGATGCAGGTAAGTTCGGAGTGAATGTTTCTGGCGAAGTGCAGGTGGAATTTCAAGCGGTCATGGAGAGAATGCGGCGCCTGCGTGCGAGCATCAGTCCGCACGACTCCGCAGCACGGTTTCGTGATCTGGGAGTCGATGTCTTTTTAGGTCAGGGGAATTTCACATCCGAAGACTCAATTGAAGTCAACGGTCAGTCGCTTCAATTCAAACATGCGGTCATCGCTACCGGCGCTCGCGCTGCTATGCCTGATATTCCGGGTGTCAGCGAGGTCGACGTTCTGACGAACGAAACGGTGTTTTCGCTCACCGAATTGCCTCGAAGAATGGTCGTAATCGGCGGAGGCCCCATCGGTTGTGAAATGGCTCAAGCGTTTGCGAGGTTCGGAACGCAAGTGACCCTCATCGAGAAGTCACCACACATTTTGCCGCGAGAAGAAACTGATGCGGCAATGGTCGTTCAAAGTTCGATGGAACGAGATCAGGTAGAGTTTCTCTTCAACGCGAAGGTGATTCGATTCGAGAAACGAGGAGATGAGACGGTCACCATTGTCGAACAGGATGGGACGACACACGAAGTTGTCAGTGATCAGGTGTTGTTGGGTATTGGTCGAACACCCAATGTGGATGGAATGGGGCTGGAAGCTGCCGGAGTCGAATTCGACGCTCGGTCAGGCGTTCGAGTCGATGACCGCCTGCGGACGACAAATCCGAAGATTTTCGCTGCTGGCGATGTCGCTTCCCGATTTCGTTTCACGCATGCGGCGGACTTCATGGCCCGTCTTGTGATTCAAAACTCATTATTCTTGGGGCGGAAGAAAGTGAGTTCGTTGGTGATCCCTTGGGCGACTTATACTTCGCCGGAGATCGCTCACGTCGGTTCGACCCCGAAACAAGCGAGTGAACAAGGAATTCAGCTTGATTCCTTCACGCAGCAACTCACGGGTGTCGACCGAGCGATCCTCGAAGGGCAGACGGAAGGATTCGCACGAGTCCATCTCAAACGCGGCAGCGATCAAATTGTTGGTGCGACGATCGTCGCTGAGCACGCAGGTGAGATGATCTCTGAGGTCGCACTTGCGATGACGAATGGTTTGGGGCTCAAGAAAATCGGAGCGACGATTCATCCTTACCCGACACAGACGGATGCGATTCGGAAACTTGCCGACCAGTACAATCGCACGCGGCTTACTCCCTTCGTCGCCTCCCTGATGAAAAAGTGGCTGCAGTGGACGAGGTAG
- a CDS encoding TVP38/TMEM64 family protein, producing MNEASRGISSQLIVKVVVAIAVVCFIVFLSVQFGQYLSLDELAKQESRLKEFQQQRPLVFVGLAFFAYVVVTGLSLPGAAALTMVYGWYFGLLPGVLLVSFASTTGATLAFTLSRYLFRDSIEQRFGNRLESFRENLDREGAFYLFTLRLIPLVPFFVINVVMGLTQMKVWTFWWVSQIGMLAGTFLYVFAGASVPSLQNLAENGINSVFSSEQLTQIVIAMGLLGLFPFLAKKAISWYRGGEKQPSETTDSR from the coding sequence ATGAATGAAGCCTCGCGTGGAATTTCGTCTCAACTGATCGTCAAGGTCGTCGTGGCGATTGCGGTCGTGTGTTTCATCGTCTTTCTGTCAGTCCAATTCGGGCAGTATCTGTCGCTTGATGAACTCGCGAAACAAGAGTCACGTCTGAAGGAATTCCAACAGCAACGACCGCTGGTATTCGTTGGACTGGCGTTTTTCGCTTACGTTGTGGTCACGGGGCTTTCACTACCCGGGGCAGCAGCACTGACGATGGTTTATGGTTGGTACTTTGGTCTGCTGCCTGGTGTGCTTCTTGTGAGTTTTGCTTCAACAACAGGAGCGACGCTCGCCTTTACTCTGAGTCGTTATCTCTTTCGCGATTCAATCGAGCAACGATTTGGGAATCGGCTCGAATCGTTTCGCGAGAATTTGGACCGAGAAGGTGCATTCTATTTGTTCACTCTCCGGCTGATCCCACTGGTTCCGTTCTTCGTGATCAACGTCGTGATGGGGCTGACTCAAATGAAGGTCTGGACTTTCTGGTGGGTGAGCCAAATTGGAATGTTGGCCGGGACGTTCCTGTATGTGTTTGCAGGGGCGAGTGTGCCGAGCCTTCAGAATCTCGCCGAGAACGGCATCAACTCTGTCTTTTCCTCCGAGCAACTGACACAGATCGTGATTGCGATGGGGTTGTTGGGGCTGTTTCCGTTTCTCGCGAAGAAAGCCATTAGCTGGTATCGAGGAGGCGAGAAGCAACCTTCCGAGACAACTGACTCGCGATAG
- a CDS encoding sigma-70 family RNA polymerase sigma factor, whose product MSAEPDRDEWVTRLRGDSDVRDAAIEELRGIILRGLSRSLNHRYGGCLQAEDVVQDALLKILDSLDRFEGRSRFTTWAMTVATRVGISELRRKHCQDVSLDSLKPEESMKIEVEDEEEASPEQRMDRKFLTQKLKNLISSELSDKQKIAVRALLEGMPVEEIASRTGSNRNAVYKLIHDARLKLRDGFEQAGIVADDVTTIFA is encoded by the coding sequence GTGTCAGCTGAACCAGATCGTGATGAATGGGTCACGCGCTTGCGCGGTGATTCAGACGTTCGCGATGCCGCAATTGAAGAACTCAGGGGGATCATTCTGCGCGGCCTCTCCCGCTCATTGAATCATCGTTATGGAGGATGCTTACAGGCTGAGGATGTCGTTCAGGATGCTCTGTTGAAAATCCTCGATTCACTCGACCGGTTTGAAGGCAGAAGTCGATTCACAACTTGGGCGATGACCGTGGCGACACGTGTTGGCATCAGCGAACTGCGTCGCAAACATTGTCAGGATGTGTCTCTCGATTCTCTGAAGCCCGAAGAGAGCATGAAGATTGAAGTTGAGGACGAAGAAGAAGCTTCGCCCGAACAGAGGATGGACCGAAAGTTCTTGACTCAGAAACTGAAAAACCTCATTTCCAGCGAACTCTCCGACAAGCAAAAGATTGCCGTTCGAGCGTTATTGGAAGGCATGCCTGTTGAGGAAATTGCATCACGAACGGGAAGCAATAGAAACGCCGTTTACAAATTGATTCATGATGCCCGATTAAAGCTTCGTGACGGGTTCGAGCAAGCTGGAATCGTCGCTGACGATGTCACCACGATTTTTGCCTGA